A genomic segment from Nicotiana tabacum cultivar K326 chromosome 7, ASM71507v2, whole genome shotgun sequence encodes:
- the LOC107826120 gene encoding tryptophan--tRNA ligase, cytoplasmic-like isoform X9: MEKREEAKEVVEEEEQVVNPWEVSAKDGGKIDYDKLIDKFGCQRLDESLIQRVQRLTNRPVHVFLRRRVFFAHRDFNDILDAYEKGQKFYLYTGRGPSSEALHLGHLIPFMFTKLLQDAFKVPLVIQLTDDEKYMWKNLSVEESQRLARENAKDIIACGFDVSKTFIFSDFDYVGGAFYKNMVKAAKCVTYNKVVGIFGFTGEDHIGKVSFPPVQAVPSFPSSFPHLFSSNDNIRCLIPCAIDQISHQPSIYVLDTGVLVPSIPDIKMGLKLALADSTREEVDSKRKGHRGLVYGRLEGQDT, encoded by the exons ATGGAGAAAAGGGAGGAGGCGAAAGAGGTGGTGGAAGAGGAGGAGCAAGTAGTGAACCCATGGGAAGTATCAGCAAAAGACGGtggcaagattgactacgacaaaTTAATCGATAAATTCGGTTGCCAGAGGCTCGACGAATCCTTAATCCAGCGTGTTCAACGCCTCACGAATCGGCCGGTTCACGTTTTCCTCCGCCGCAGAGTTTTCTTCGCTCATCGTGATTTCAACGATATATTGGACGCTTATGAAAAAGGGCAAAAGTTCTATCTATATACTGGCAGAGGACCTTCCTCTGAAGCCTTGCATTTGGGTCACCTTATCCCCTTCATGTTCACAAA ATTATTGCAGGATGCATTTAAAGTGCCGCTAGTAATACAATTGACAGATGATGAGAAATATATGTGGAAGAATTTGTCCGTGGAAGAAAGCCAAAGACTTGCTCGTGAGAATGCTAAAGATATTATAGCGTGTGGATTTGATGTTTCCAAGACTTTCATTTTCTCTGATTTCGATTATGTTGGTGG TGCCTTTTACAAGAACATGGTGAAGGCTGCAAAATGTGTCACATACAATAAG GTGGTTGGCATTTTTGGTTTCACAGGTGAAGATCACATTGGGAAAGTTAGTTTTCCACCAGTTCAG GCTGTTCCATCCTTCCCAAGTTCATTTCCTCATCTGTTTTCTAGCAATGATAACATTCGCTGCTTGATTCCATGTGCCATAGACCAG ATTTCACATCAACCTAGCATATATGTGTTGGACACAGGAGTGCTGGTTCCAAGTATTCCAGACATAAAAATGGGGTTAAAGCTGGCTTTGGCAG attcgacgCGTGAGGAGGTCGATTCAaagaggaaagggcatcgcgggctagtctacggccggttagag GGACAAGACACTTAA